Proteins from a genomic interval of Rhodothermus marinus:
- a CDS encoding sigma-54-dependent transcriptional regulator, with protein sequence MAATILVVDDERSIRRTLREILEYEGYAVEEAADGDEALEKLREGRYDLVLLDIKMPRRDGMEVLRTLAAEQPELPVVMISGHGTIETAVEATRLGAFDFIEKPPDLNRLLLTVRNALERGQLQTENRRIRQVLTERWEGELTPILGESPAIKRVIETIHRVAPTEARVLITGEPGTGKELVARWIHHLSGRKDGPMVEVNCAAIPSELIESELFGHEKGAFTGATRLRIGKFEQAHGGTLFLDEIGDMSLAAQAKVLRALQENRIQRVGGERSISVDVRVVAATNKDLWKLVEEGKFREDLYHRLSVILIHVPPLRERREDIPIIAQYALERLARRNGMPPKEFEPAALEQLKRYEWRGNVRELYNVVERLLILSDGPTITARDVQRYVHPGSASGSGSLQELIERHPTFAEFRDAAEKLFLEHKLREFGWNVSKTAEAIGIQRSHLYNKLAKYGIQREA encoded by the coding sequence ATGGCGGCTACCATTCTGGTCGTCGACGACGAGCGCAGCATCCGGCGCACGCTTCGCGAGATCCTGGAATATGAGGGGTACGCCGTCGAGGAGGCCGCCGACGGCGACGAGGCGCTGGAAAAGCTTCGCGAAGGGCGCTACGATCTGGTGCTGCTCGACATCAAAATGCCGCGGCGCGATGGCATGGAGGTGCTCCGCACGCTGGCGGCCGAGCAGCCCGAGTTGCCCGTCGTGATGATCTCGGGCCACGGCACCATCGAGACGGCCGTCGAGGCCACCCGTCTGGGCGCCTTCGACTTTATCGAGAAGCCGCCGGATCTGAACCGCCTGCTGCTGACCGTCCGCAACGCGCTGGAGCGCGGCCAGCTCCAGACCGAAAACCGGCGCATCCGGCAGGTCCTGACCGAGCGCTGGGAGGGCGAGCTGACGCCCATCCTGGGGGAAAGCCCCGCCATCAAGCGCGTGATCGAGACAATCCATCGCGTGGCGCCCACCGAGGCCCGTGTGCTCATCACCGGCGAGCCCGGCACGGGCAAAGAGCTGGTGGCCCGCTGGATCCATCACCTCTCCGGCCGCAAAGACGGCCCCATGGTGGAGGTCAACTGTGCGGCCATCCCGAGCGAACTGATCGAAAGCGAGCTGTTCGGGCACGAAAAGGGCGCCTTCACCGGCGCCACCCGGCTCCGCATCGGCAAGTTCGAGCAGGCGCACGGCGGTACGCTCTTTCTCGACGAGATCGGCGACATGAGCCTGGCCGCACAGGCCAAGGTGCTCCGGGCGCTCCAGGAGAATCGCATCCAGCGCGTGGGCGGCGAGCGCTCCATCTCGGTCGATGTGCGCGTGGTGGCCGCCACGAACAAAGACCTCTGGAAGCTTGTCGAGGAAGGCAAATTCCGCGAAGACCTCTACCACCGGCTGAGCGTCATCCTCATCCACGTGCCGCCGCTTCGGGAGCGGCGCGAGGACATCCCGATCATCGCGCAGTATGCGCTGGAGCGGCTGGCCCGGCGCAACGGCATGCCTCCGAAGGAATTCGAACCGGCCGCGCTGGAACAGCTCAAGCGCTACGAGTGGCGCGGCAACGTGCGTGAGCTGTACAACGTGGTCGAGCGGCTGCTCATCCTGAGCGACGGCCCCACCATCACGGCCCGCGACGTGCAGCGCTACGTGCATCCCGGAAGCGCCTCAGGCTCGGGTTCGCTGCAGGAGTTGATCGAGCGGCATCCCACGTTTGCCGAGTTCCGGGACGCGGCCGAAAAGCTGTTTCTGGAGCACAAGCTCCGGGAGTTTGGCTGGAATGTCAGCAAGACGGCCGAGGCCATCGGCATCCAGCGCTCGCACCTGTACAACAAGCTCGCCAAGTACGGCATCCAGCGCGAAGCGTAA
- a CDS encoding tetratricopeptide repeat protein produces MAVASRTATSKRKALREDTVVTLYARWLDFYHRYRKQLYAGLAAIAVAIFGIIGYSYYQRQQEQRAQQLLGEVLPLYEQGKYREALDGADGQSGLLALARDYGSTDAGNLARFYAADALYRLGEYDRALELWRAFDSDDPMLAAAALAGQAAVYENKGEHERAAELYHRAADRYDNPVVTPQYLLRAGRNYELAGNLEAARRMYEAIRERYPESAQATEAEIALARIAARAAQPS; encoded by the coding sequence ATGGCAGTCGCTTCACGTACGGCTACTTCGAAGCGCAAGGCGTTGCGCGAGGACACGGTTGTCACGCTCTATGCTCGCTGGCTGGACTTCTACCACCGCTATCGCAAACAGCTCTATGCGGGGCTGGCGGCCATTGCGGTAGCCATTTTCGGCATCATCGGTTATTCCTACTACCAGCGGCAGCAGGAGCAGCGGGCGCAGCAACTGCTGGGCGAGGTGCTTCCGCTCTACGAGCAGGGGAAGTATCGCGAGGCGCTGGACGGTGCCGACGGCCAATCCGGCCTGCTGGCGCTGGCGCGCGACTACGGGAGCACGGACGCGGGCAACCTGGCCCGCTTCTATGCGGCCGACGCGCTCTACCGGCTGGGGGAGTACGACCGGGCCCTTGAGCTGTGGCGGGCCTTCGACAGCGACGATCCGATGCTGGCGGCGGCCGCGCTGGCCGGACAGGCCGCCGTCTATGAAAACAAAGGCGAGCACGAGCGGGCCGCCGAGCTGTACCACCGGGCGGCTGACCGCTACGACAACCCGGTCGTGACGCCGCAGTACCTGCTCCGGGCCGGGCGTAACTACGAGCTGGCCGGCAACCTGGAGGCGGCCCGGCGCATGTACGAAGCCATCCGGGAACGCTATCCGGAATCCGCGCAGGCCACCGAGGCCGAGATCGCGCTGGCGCGCATCGCAGCGCGCGCCGCGCAACCGTCCTGA
- the gap gene encoding type I glyceraldehyde-3-phosphate dehydrogenase, with protein MAIKLGINGFGRIGRLVLRSILERKLTDQIDVVGVNDITDAATLAHLFKYDSVHGPYPGEVRVEGDELVVDGERFRVFSERDPKNLPWGELDCDVVIESTGIFRSREKAAQHIEAGAKKVIISAPAKGEVDATIVIGVNDHTLTGKEQVVSNASCTTNCLAPMVKVLDEAFGVRRGFMITVHAYTADQRLQDAPHSDLRRARAAALSIIPTTTGAAKAVGLVLPHLKGKLDGFALRVPVPDGSITDFTAELNREVTVEEVNEAFRKAAENELKGILQYVEDPIVSSDIIHNPHSCIFDSLSTMVIEGNLVKVVGWYDNEWGYACRTVDLVGKLMAVAEPAG; from the coding sequence ATGGCGATCAAGCTGGGCATCAACGGATTTGGCCGGATCGGTCGTCTGGTGCTGCGCTCGATTCTGGAGCGCAAGCTGACAGACCAGATCGATGTGGTGGGCGTCAACGACATCACCGACGCCGCCACGCTGGCGCACCTGTTCAAGTACGACTCGGTGCATGGCCCCTACCCGGGCGAAGTGCGCGTCGAAGGCGACGAACTGGTGGTCGATGGCGAACGCTTCCGCGTCTTCAGCGAGCGCGACCCGAAGAACCTGCCCTGGGGCGAGCTGGACTGCGACGTGGTGATCGAATCGACGGGCATCTTCCGCTCCCGGGAGAAGGCGGCCCAGCACATCGAAGCCGGCGCCAAGAAGGTGATCATCTCGGCGCCGGCCAAAGGCGAGGTCGATGCGACCATCGTGATCGGCGTCAACGACCACACGTTGACGGGCAAGGAGCAGGTCGTCTCGAACGCGAGCTGCACGACGAACTGCCTGGCGCCGATGGTCAAGGTGCTCGACGAGGCGTTCGGCGTGCGGCGCGGCTTCATGATTACGGTGCATGCCTACACGGCCGACCAGCGCCTGCAGGATGCGCCGCACAGCGACCTGCGGCGGGCCCGTGCGGCGGCACTGTCGATCATTCCCACCACGACCGGCGCGGCCAAGGCGGTCGGACTGGTACTGCCGCACCTGAAGGGCAAGCTCGACGGCTTCGCGCTGCGCGTGCCCGTGCCTGACGGCTCCATCACCGACTTCACGGCCGAACTGAACCGTGAGGTGACCGTCGAGGAGGTCAACGAGGCCTTCCGCAAGGCGGCCGAAAACGAACTGAAAGGCATCCTGCAGTACGTCGAGGACCCGATCGTCTCGTCGGACATCATCCACAATCCGCACTCCTGCATCTTCGACAGCCTCTCGACCATGGTCATCGAGGGCAACCTAGTCAAGGTCGTGGGCTGGTACGACAACGAGTGGGGCTACGCCTGCCGGACGGTGGACCTGGTCGGGAAGCTGATGGCCGTCGCTGAGCCGGCCGGATGA
- a CDS encoding phosphoglycerate kinase: protein MSTLRKLTIDDLDVKGKRVLVRVDFNVPLKEDEQGNLVVADDTRIREALPTIRALMQAGAKVILMSHLGRPKGQPDPKYSLAPVARRLEELLGVRVRFVSNIVGEAVRQAINSMPEGGVILLENTRFHPGETKNDPELARQLAELADVYVNDAFGSAHRAHASTEGVAHYVKQAAMGYLMKREVEYLSRLLENPEHPFVAILGGAKVSDKIGVIKNLLPRVDRLLIGGAMSYTFLKALGHNVGASRVEEDRLEEARQLYEAAQGKILLPVDHVVAPEFSNEAPSQVVEGDIPDGLMGLDIGPKTIERYREEILQARTVVWNGPMGVFEMPNFAKGTFAIAEALAEATDRGALTVVGGGDSVAAITQAGYADRVSHVSTGGGAMLEFLEGKELPGLVALTDKK from the coding sequence ATGTCGACGCTTCGCAAACTGACCATCGACGACCTGGACGTCAAAGGCAAGCGTGTGCTGGTCCGGGTCGATTTCAACGTGCCGCTCAAAGAAGACGAACAGGGCAACCTGGTCGTCGCCGACGACACCCGTATCCGGGAGGCGCTCCCCACGATCCGGGCGCTCATGCAGGCCGGCGCCAAAGTGATCCTGATGAGCCACCTGGGTCGTCCCAAGGGTCAGCCCGATCCCAAGTACAGCCTGGCGCCGGTGGCGCGTCGGCTCGAAGAGCTGCTGGGCGTGCGCGTCCGCTTCGTGAGCAACATCGTGGGTGAAGCCGTGCGCCAGGCCATCAACAGCATGCCGGAAGGCGGTGTGATCCTCCTGGAAAACACACGCTTCCATCCGGGCGAGACGAAAAACGATCCGGAGCTGGCCCGCCAGCTGGCCGAGCTGGCCGACGTGTACGTGAACGATGCCTTCGGCTCGGCGCACCGCGCGCACGCCTCGACCGAAGGCGTGGCCCACTACGTCAAGCAGGCGGCCATGGGCTACCTGATGAAACGCGAGGTGGAATACCTGAGCCGCCTGCTCGAAAACCCCGAGCACCCGTTCGTGGCCATTCTGGGGGGGGCGAAGGTTTCCGATAAGATCGGCGTGATCAAGAACCTGCTGCCGCGCGTCGATCGGCTGCTCATCGGCGGCGCCATGAGCTACACGTTCCTCAAGGCGCTGGGCCACAACGTGGGCGCCTCGCGGGTAGAGGAAGACCGCCTGGAAGAAGCGCGCCAGCTTTACGAAGCGGCACAGGGTAAAATCCTGCTGCCCGTCGATCACGTGGTGGCGCCCGAGTTCTCCAACGAAGCGCCCTCGCAGGTCGTCGAGGGCGACATCCCGGACGGCCTCATGGGGCTGGACATCGGGCCGAAAACCATCGAACGCTACCGCGAGGAAATCCTGCAGGCCCGCACGGTGGTCTGGAACGGCCCCATGGGCGTTTTCGAAATGCCCAACTTTGCGAAGGGCACCTTTGCCATCGCCGAGGCGCTGGCCGAGGCCACCGACCGGGGCGCCCTGACCGTGGTGGGCGGCGGCGACTCGGTGGCCGCCATCACTCAGGCCGGTTACGCCGACCGCGTGAGCCACGTCTCGACCGGCGGCGGTGCCATGCTGGAGTTCCTGGAAGGCAAGGAACTGCCCGGCCTGGTCGCGCTGACCGACAAAAAGTAA
- a CDS encoding mechanosensitive ion channel family protein produces MLQTVTADTTQTLTDRLRADSLEVVQTLSAFWAELRNPNLWMGLLGTLLHIGLVVLLILIGLRVIDRAADRWMQRVADLPASHPRRQRASTLANLISSTARYTLWAVGLIMILSELGINVSALLATAGVAGLAIGFGAQTLVRDVISGVFLLFDDTIHVGDLVRVGNDVGTVEHIGVRLIKVRKFDGELLMIPAGELRIFGNRSIGFVRAIVEIGLAYEQDLDTILPVIERVASEWAQAHRDILLEEKPEVQAIMSFGDSAVTVRVAVQVRPGEQFKAECDLRLRLKRTFDELGIEIPFPRRTIYVREEKELPPRQIQDVTSEKATFDKEPPETD; encoded by the coding sequence ATGCTCCAGACCGTTACGGCCGACACCACCCAGACACTGACCGACCGACTCCGCGCCGACTCGCTCGAAGTCGTCCAGACGCTCAGTGCGTTCTGGGCGGAGCTGCGCAACCCGAACCTGTGGATGGGCCTGCTGGGCACGCTCCTGCACATCGGCCTGGTGGTGCTGCTCATCCTCATCGGCCTGCGCGTGATCGACCGCGCTGCCGACCGCTGGATGCAACGCGTGGCCGACCTCCCCGCCTCGCATCCCCGCCGCCAGCGCGCCTCCACGCTGGCCAACCTGATCAGCTCGACGGCCCGCTACACGCTCTGGGCCGTAGGCCTGATCATGATCCTGAGCGAACTGGGCATCAACGTGAGCGCCCTGCTGGCCACAGCTGGCGTGGCCGGGCTCGCCATCGGCTTCGGCGCCCAGACGCTCGTGCGCGACGTCATCAGCGGCGTCTTTTTGCTCTTCGACGACACGATCCACGTGGGCGACCTCGTGCGCGTCGGGAACGACGTGGGTACCGTCGAACACATCGGTGTGCGCCTGATCAAGGTGCGCAAGTTCGACGGCGAACTCCTGATGATCCCGGCCGGCGAGCTGCGCATCTTCGGCAACCGGAGCATCGGCTTCGTGCGGGCCATCGTCGAAATCGGCCTGGCCTACGAGCAGGACCTCGACACCATTCTGCCCGTCATCGAACGGGTGGCCAGCGAATGGGCCCAGGCGCATCGCGACATCCTGCTGGAAGAAAAGCCCGAAGTGCAGGCCATCATGAGCTTTGGCGACTCGGCCGTCACGGTACGCGTGGCCGTGCAGGTGCGCCCGGGCGAGCAGTTCAAGGCCGAGTGCGATCTCCGGCTACGCCTCAAACGCACCTTCGACGAACTCGGCATCGAGATCCCCTTCCCACGCCGTACCATCTACGTGCGGGAAGAAAAAGAACTCCCCCCGCGTCAAATCCAGGACGTAACTTCCGAGAAGGCTACCTTCGACAAAGAACCTCCCGAAACCGACTGA
- a CDS encoding dimethylarginine dimethylaminohydrolase family protein, translating to MVYRQAEQIDFTIETTPPMPLPRRVLMVSSDHFDVEYVINPHMEGHVGQVDRALARRQWEALRDTYRTLGFEVHVLDGVPGLPDMVFCANQTLPFLRGDGERGVVLSRMHAPQRRDEVPHIARFFEQQGYALVSIPDEVPGSFEGMGDALWHPGHALLWGGYGFRTDQAVYEWLARELGVRVVALHLTDPDFYHLDTCLSLLDAGTALYVPAAFDEAGRALLHRLIPNLIEVPEREARELLACNAHCPDGRHVLIQQGCTETVARLRAAGFEPIELDTGEFLKSGGSVFCMKLMFF from the coding sequence ATGGTCTATCGGCAAGCCGAACAGATCGACTTTACCATTGAAACGACGCCGCCCATGCCGCTGCCGCGGCGGGTGCTCATGGTCTCGTCCGATCATTTCGACGTGGAATACGTGATCAATCCCCACATGGAAGGGCACGTCGGCCAGGTGGATCGGGCACTGGCCCGCCGCCAGTGGGAGGCGCTGCGCGACACCTACCGGACGCTGGGCTTCGAGGTACACGTGCTCGACGGCGTGCCCGGCCTGCCCGACATGGTGTTCTGCGCCAACCAGACGCTGCCCTTCCTGCGTGGAGACGGCGAGCGCGGCGTCGTGCTCAGCCGCATGCACGCGCCCCAGCGCCGCGACGAGGTGCCTCACATCGCCCGATTCTTCGAGCAGCAGGGCTATGCGCTGGTTTCCATCCCCGACGAAGTGCCCGGAAGCTTCGAGGGCATGGGCGATGCGCTCTGGCATCCGGGCCATGCATTGCTCTGGGGCGGCTACGGCTTCCGCACGGATCAGGCCGTCTACGAGTGGCTGGCCCGTGAGCTGGGCGTTCGCGTGGTGGCACTGCACCTGACCGACCCGGACTTCTACCATCTGGACACCTGCCTGAGCCTGCTCGACGCCGGCACCGCCCTCTACGTGCCGGCCGCTTTCGACGAAGCAGGCCGCGCGCTGCTCCACCGCCTGATCCCCAACCTGATCGAAGTGCCCGAACGCGAAGCCCGCGAGCTGCTGGCCTGCAACGCGCACTGCCCCGACGGCCGCCACGTGCTGATCCAGCAGGGCTGCACCGAAACCGTCGCCCGGCTGCGCGCGGCCGGCTTCGAGCCGATCGAACTGGATACCGGCGAGTTTCTGAAGTCGGGCGGTTCCGTCTTCTGCATGAAGCTGATGTTCTTCTGA
- a CDS encoding prephenate dehydrogenase: MIERITICGLGLIGGSLAMAWKRARPELHLTAFDRREVLRQARELGVVDATAEDVAEAVAESDLVVLSAPLRGILYLLEEIGPHLKPGTRVTDVCGVKRPIMAHAREMLPETVTFIGGHPMAGSERRGLANADPFLFENATYVLCPPSGLDATRLQQEHEDLLELIRLLGARVLVLDAERHDAIAAAVSHLPQLLAVLLVNTAAELSKGDETFLQLAAGGFRDMTRIASSPFDLWRDVLFANEGPLLDTLGHFAANLQRLRNRIIEEDEQALAEAFEQARRTRARIPRDTKGFLHPLADVYVRIEDRPGALYRITRALYEADLNIQDIELLKVREGTGGTFRLGFATEADADRACEVLRQAGIEAFRPDDHGN, translated from the coding sequence ATGATCGAACGGATTACGATCTGCGGGCTGGGCCTGATCGGCGGCTCGCTGGCAATGGCCTGGAAGCGGGCCCGGCCGGAGCTACACCTGACGGCTTTCGACCGGCGCGAGGTGCTTCGCCAGGCCCGTGAACTGGGCGTGGTGGACGCCACCGCCGAGGATGTGGCCGAGGCCGTGGCCGAATCCGATCTGGTGGTGCTGTCCGCCCCGCTGCGCGGCATTCTGTACCTGCTGGAGGAGATCGGCCCGCACCTGAAGCCGGGCACCCGGGTAACCGACGTCTGTGGCGTCAAACGCCCCATCATGGCCCATGCCCGGGAGATGCTGCCCGAGACGGTCACCTTCATCGGCGGCCATCCCATGGCCGGCTCCGAACGCCGCGGCCTGGCCAACGCCGATCCGTTTCTGTTCGAGAACGCTACTTACGTGCTCTGCCCGCCGTCAGGACTTGACGCCACCCGGCTGCAGCAGGAACACGAAGACCTGCTGGAGCTGATCCGGCTGCTGGGCGCCCGCGTGCTGGTGCTCGACGCCGAACGACACGACGCCATCGCCGCCGCCGTCAGCCATCTGCCCCAGCTCCTGGCCGTGCTGCTCGTCAACACGGCCGCCGAACTCAGCAAAGGCGACGAGACGTTCCTGCAGCTGGCCGCCGGAGGCTTCCGCGACATGACCCGGATCGCCTCGTCGCCGTTCGACCTCTGGCGCGACGTGCTCTTTGCCAACGAAGGGCCGCTGCTCGACACGCTCGGCCATTTTGCAGCCAACCTGCAACGCCTGCGCAACCGCATCATCGAAGAGGACGAACAGGCGCTCGCGGAAGCCTTCGAGCAGGCCCGCCGGACGCGCGCCCGCATCCCGCGCGACACGAAAGGCTTCCTGCACCCGCTGGCCGACGTGTACGTCCGCATCGAGGATCGCCCCGGTGCCCTCTACCGGATCACCCGCGCGCTCTACGAGGCCGACCTCAACATTCAGGACATCGAGCTGCTGAAAGTGCGCGAAGGTACGGGCGGAACGTTCCGCCTGGGCTTCGCCACCGAAGCCGATGCCGACCGCGCCTGCGAGGTGCTTCGCCAGGCCGGCATCGAAGCCTTTCGCCCCGACGATCACGGAAACTGA
- the gcvT gene encoding glycine cleavage system aminomethyltransferase GcvT produces MAETTLKRTPLYERHLALGARMMGFGGFEMPVQYSSIIDEHLAVRQAAGLFDVSHMGEIFVRGPRAFDFVQHLITNDAARLYDGRALYTVMCTPEGGVVDDLLVYRFDAETYMLVVNAANIEKDFAWMAANNPMGAHLENRSDEIALLALQGPAAFEIARHFVPDLAPDNPRYYHFRVMEPGTFLDCRWAVLSHTGYTGEPGLEIYCDADEAVRVWDALLEVGQAYGLRPAGLGARDTLRLEAGYCLYGHELDESTNPLEAGLSWVVKFDKGDFIGREALLRIKESGPARRLIGLILEERGIPRAGYPITDEGGTPIGKVTSGTLSPVLQQGIALGYVPNRPEYTEPGRRLGVQIRGQHVPARVHKPPFVELHRK; encoded by the coding sequence ATGGCCGAAACCACGCTGAAGCGCACCCCGCTTTACGAACGGCATCTGGCACTGGGAGCCCGTATGATGGGCTTCGGGGGCTTCGAAATGCCTGTGCAGTACAGCAGCATCATCGACGAGCACCTGGCCGTCCGGCAAGCAGCCGGTCTGTTCGACGTCTCCCACATGGGCGAAATTTTCGTGCGCGGGCCCCGCGCGTTCGACTTCGTGCAACACCTGATCACCAACGACGCCGCCCGTCTCTACGACGGCCGGGCGCTCTACACGGTCATGTGCACCCCCGAAGGGGGCGTGGTGGATGACCTGCTGGTCTATCGCTTCGACGCCGAAACCTACATGCTGGTGGTCAACGCCGCCAACATCGAGAAAGACTTCGCCTGGATGGCGGCGAACAACCCGATGGGCGCCCACCTGGAGAATCGCTCCGACGAGATCGCCCTGCTGGCGCTGCAGGGGCCGGCCGCCTTCGAGATCGCCCGGCATTTCGTGCCCGATCTGGCCCCGGACAACCCCCGCTACTATCACTTCCGGGTCATGGAACCGGGCACGTTTCTGGACTGCCGCTGGGCCGTGCTCTCGCACACCGGCTACACGGGTGAACCGGGCCTGGAGATCTACTGCGATGCCGACGAGGCCGTCCGCGTGTGGGACGCGCTGCTCGAGGTGGGCCAGGCCTACGGGCTCAGGCCGGCCGGACTGGGCGCGCGCGACACGCTTCGCCTGGAGGCCGGCTACTGCCTCTATGGCCACGAGCTGGACGAATCGACCAACCCGCTGGAAGCCGGCCTGAGCTGGGTGGTCAAGTTCGACAAAGGGGACTTCATCGGCCGCGAGGCGCTGCTGCGCATTAAAGAGAGCGGACCGGCCCGCCGCCTGATCGGACTGATTCTGGAAGAGCGAGGCATCCCGCGCGCCGGCTATCCGATCACCGACGAAGGCGGTACACCCATCGGCAAGGTGACCAGCGGTACGCTTTCGCCCGTGCTCCAGCAGGGCATCGCCCTGGGCTACGTGCCCAACCGCCCCGAATACACAGAGCCCGGGCGACGGCTCGGTGTGCAGATCAGAGGCCAGCATGTACCGGCCCGCGTCCACAAACCACCGTTCGTCGAGCTTCACAGAAAATAA
- a CDS encoding 2-phosphosulfolactate phosphatase: protein MNVEVFLTGSHVTEEDVEGRTVVVIDVLRASSTIITALANGARAVIPVADMDQAGKIAMNLDPSTYLLGGERDGDRIDGYHLGNSPLEYTPDVVEGKTIILNTTNGTRTIWNARNAEHLIVGSFLNADRVVQFVREAGLDVTIICAGRNNRVALDDALCAGLLLHRLWEGREPEYVSDAAHIALTQYLHDRDRLADALRHSNHARWLIEKGYGADVEYCLQLDALPVLPYYRENRLVLYRERQLSESVG from the coding sequence ATGAACGTAGAGGTTTTTCTGACCGGAAGCCACGTGACGGAGGAAGACGTCGAGGGACGCACCGTCGTGGTGATCGACGTGCTGCGGGCATCTTCGACCATCATCACGGCACTGGCCAACGGGGCGCGGGCCGTCATTCCGGTGGCCGACATGGACCAGGCTGGCAAGATCGCCATGAACCTGGATCCGAGCACCTATCTGCTGGGCGGCGAGCGCGACGGCGACCGCATCGACGGCTACCACCTGGGCAACTCCCCGCTGGAATACACGCCGGACGTCGTCGAAGGCAAGACGATCATCCTGAACACGACGAACGGCACGCGTACCATCTGGAACGCCCGCAATGCCGAACATCTGATCGTGGGGAGCTTCCTCAATGCGGATCGTGTCGTGCAGTTCGTCCGGGAAGCCGGCCTGGACGTCACGATCATCTGCGCCGGTCGCAACAACCGGGTCGCGCTGGACGATGCGCTCTGCGCCGGCCTGCTCCTTCACCGCCTCTGGGAAGGTCGGGAGCCCGAATATGTCAGTGACGCCGCCCACATCGCGCTGACCCAGTACCTGCACGACCGCGACCGCCTGGCCGACGCGCTGCGGCACAGCAATCACGCCCGCTGGCTCATCGAGAAGGGCTACGGCGCCGACGTGGAGTACTGCCTGCAGCTCGACGCGCTGCCCGTCCTCCCCTACTACCGGGAAAATCGCCTGGTGCTGTACAGAGAGCGCCAGCTCTCCGAATCCGTCGGATAG